Proteins encoded within one genomic window of Amorphoplanes friuliensis DSM 7358:
- the serA gene encoding phosphoglycerate dehydrogenase: MTPVVLIAEELAPAAIDVLAYDFDVRHVDGTDRAALLEALADADAVIVRSATRIDAEAVAAAPRLKVVARAGVGLDNVDVPAATARGVMVVNAPTSNIVSAAEQAIALLLAVARHTASASASLKNGEWKRKKYTGVEVQGKTVGVVGLGRIGVLFAQRMASFGTRLIAYDPYIQPARAAQLGVRLVGLDELLRESDFISVHLPRTPETLGLIGEKELATVKPGVRIVNAARGGLIDERALADALAEGRVAGAGIDVFVTEPTTESPLFAFDNVVVTPHLGASTAEAQDKAGLSVARSVKLALQGEFVPDAVNVQAGGVVDEDVRPLLALAEKLGKVFTAVAGGVAASVTVEVRGEIVSHDVAVLKLAATKGLFASVVEEQVTYVNAPQLAADRGVEVELIVDREVSDQHNLVTVRGALPDGRTVSVAGTVTGTGTREARKLTQVDEFDLELGAGGVLLFFRYSDRPGIVGAIGSILGEAGVNIAAMQVARREAGGEALMALTVDSSVDAELLSAVAAAIGSAKGSIVDLRDED; encoded by the coding sequence ATGACTCCCGTGGTACTGATCGCTGAGGAACTGGCCCCCGCCGCCATCGACGTCCTGGCCTACGACTTCGACGTCCGCCACGTGGACGGCACCGACCGCGCCGCGCTGCTGGAGGCCCTCGCGGACGCCGACGCGGTCATCGTCCGTAGTGCCACCCGGATCGACGCCGAAGCCGTCGCCGCCGCCCCGCGCCTCAAGGTTGTCGCCCGCGCCGGGGTGGGTCTCGACAACGTCGACGTCCCCGCCGCCACCGCCCGCGGTGTCATGGTGGTCAACGCCCCCACGTCCAACATCGTCTCGGCCGCCGAGCAGGCGATCGCGTTGCTGCTGGCCGTGGCCCGGCACACCGCCAGCGCCAGCGCGTCCCTCAAGAACGGCGAGTGGAAGCGGAAGAAGTACACCGGCGTCGAGGTGCAGGGCAAGACCGTCGGTGTGGTCGGGCTGGGGCGCATCGGGGTGCTCTTCGCACAGCGGATGGCGTCGTTCGGGACGCGGCTGATCGCGTACGACCCGTACATCCAGCCGGCGCGGGCGGCGCAGCTGGGCGTACGCCTGGTCGGTCTGGACGAGCTGCTGCGGGAGAGCGACTTCATCTCCGTGCACCTGCCGCGGACACCCGAGACACTCGGGCTGATCGGCGAGAAGGAGTTGGCCACGGTCAAGCCCGGCGTGCGGATCGTGAACGCGGCCCGCGGCGGCCTGATCGACGAGCGGGCCCTGGCCGACGCGCTGGCCGAGGGCCGGGTCGCCGGCGCCGGCATCGACGTTTTTGTCACCGAGCCGACCACCGAGTCGCCGCTGTTCGCCTTCGACAACGTGGTCGTCACCCCACATCTGGGCGCGTCGACCGCCGAGGCGCAGGACAAGGCCGGCCTGTCGGTGGCCCGCAGCGTCAAGCTGGCGTTGCAGGGCGAGTTCGTGCCCGACGCGGTGAACGTGCAGGCCGGTGGAGTGGTCGACGAGGACGTGCGGCCGCTGCTCGCCCTCGCGGAAAAGCTGGGCAAGGTCTTCACCGCCGTCGCGGGTGGTGTCGCCGCCAGCGTGACCGTCGAGGTCCGCGGCGAGATCGTGTCGCACGACGTGGCGGTGCTCAAGCTGGCCGCGACCAAGGGCCTCTTCGCCTCGGTGGTCGAGGAACAGGTCACCTACGTCAACGCACCGCAGCTCGCGGCCGACCGCGGCGTCGAGGTCGAGCTGATCGTCGACCGCGAGGTCTCCGACCAGCACAACCTGGTCACCGTCCGCGGCGCGCTCCCGGACGGGCGCACGGTCAGCGTCGCCGGGACAGTCACGGGTACGGGCACACGGGAGGCCCGCAAGCTGACCCAGGTCGACGAGTTCGACCTGGAGCTGGGCGCCGGCGGTGTGCTGCTCTTCTTCCGCTACTCGGACCGCCCGGGCATCGTCGGGGCGATCGGGTCGATCCTGGGCGAGGCCGGCGTCAACATCGCGGCGATGCAGGTCGCCCGGCGCGAGGCCGGCGGCGAGGCCCTGATGGCCCTGACCGTCGACTCCTCGGTGGACGCCGAGCTGCTCTCGGCGGTCGCCGCCGCGATCGGCTCCGCCAAGGGCAGCATCGTGGACCTCAGGGACGAGGACTAA
- the mpgS gene encoding mannosyl-3-phosphoglycerate synthase, whose product MRLADSFRSERFGAVRIHELQRVIELDSGAVHDAGRPGLSAGSRVVPPDALRAVESQMVIVVPCMNETRSVIEGVLSGIPHDCLIVLVSNSDKLPVDRYEIEAQTVEQFCRLAGRSAISVHQKDPGLAAAFKAAGMEELIGEDGLVRSGKGEAMLIGMALAAMTGRRYLGYVDADNYVPGAVHEYCKAYAAGLHLADSPYAMVRISWHSKPKLRDGRLFFSRRGRSSEITNEWLNRFLAEYSGFGTEVIATGNAGEHAMSLDLGLKLRLAGGFAVEPYEYLDLFEQFGGVLESTSPDVMSSSVPVLQIETRNPHFHDNKGEDHVQGMRMQALNVVYHSPVTLPSVRQAIIEFMVAQGALEVGQEPPRERVYPPVGSLDLELLYDGLDAEALTFRQFDGLASAGYAPAPPIERNLIPRPTV is encoded by the coding sequence ATGCGACTGGCTGATTCTTTCCGGAGTGAGCGCTTCGGCGCGGTCCGGATTCATGAGCTGCAGAGGGTGATCGAGCTCGACTCGGGCGCCGTGCATGATGCCGGCCGGCCGGGGCTTTCGGCTGGTAGCCGGGTTGTGCCGCCTGACGCATTACGCGCTGTCGAGTCGCAAATGGTAATCGTCGTCCCGTGCATGAATGAGACACGAAGCGTCATCGAAGGAGTGCTCTCCGGCATTCCCCACGACTGTCTCATTGTGCTGGTCTCCAACAGCGACAAGCTGCCGGTGGACCGCTACGAGATCGAGGCGCAGACGGTCGAGCAGTTCTGCCGTCTGGCCGGCCGATCGGCGATCAGTGTTCATCAAAAGGATCCCGGACTCGCGGCCGCGTTCAAGGCCGCCGGGATGGAGGAACTGATCGGCGAGGACGGACTGGTCCGTTCCGGCAAGGGTGAGGCCATGCTGATCGGCATGGCCCTGGCCGCGATGACGGGACGCCGCTATCTGGGCTACGTCGACGCCGACAACTACGTTCCGGGTGCCGTCCACGAGTACTGCAAGGCGTACGCCGCCGGGCTGCACCTCGCGGACAGCCCGTACGCGATGGTCCGGATCTCCTGGCACTCGAAGCCGAAACTGCGCGACGGGCGGCTGTTCTTCAGCCGTCGCGGCCGCAGCTCGGAGATCACCAACGAGTGGCTCAACCGGTTCCTGGCCGAATACTCCGGTTTCGGCACCGAGGTGATCGCGACCGGCAACGCCGGTGAGCATGCGATGAGCCTCGACCTGGGTCTCAAGCTGCGGCTGGCCGGCGGTTTTGCCGTCGAGCCGTACGAGTACCTCGATCTGTTCGAGCAGTTCGGTGGGGTGCTGGAGAGCACCAGCCCGGACGTGATGAGCAGTTCGGTGCCGGTGCTGCAGATCGAGACCCGCAACCCGCACTTCCACGACAACAAGGGCGAGGACCACGTGCAGGGCATGCGGATGCAGGCCCTCAACGTCGTCTACCACTCGCCCGTGACCCTGCCGTCCGTGCGTCAGGCGATCATCGAGTTCATGGTGGCCCAGGGTGCGCTCGAGGTCGGCCAGGAACCCCCGCGCGAGCGGGTCTATCCGCCCGTCGGCAGCCTCGACCTGGAGCTGCTCTACGACGGGCTCGACGCGGAGGCGCTGACCTTCCGCCAGTTCGACGGTCTCGCGTCGGCGGGTTACGCGCCCGCGCCGCCGATCGAGCGGAACCTCATCCCGCGCCCGACCGTTTAG